From the genome of Acetomicrobium thermoterrenum DSM 13490, one region includes:
- a CDS encoding HD family phosphohydrolase, giving the protein MKFTRRKEGTINSYPKKVAVALTRDSSRLEWFLRLIVITVAGILLFWGWKLDVASKGFKVGSPSPRDYYVLSDVVYVDEAVTEQLREDQASRVLGVIVHDVSLLPIVKTVLEEIDKSSTLLYFPKGLADILSTMPAQKREGILSITRDLGLRLIVFNDNINDGNDLKLDLWRYLSDTDLSIADQNIVYQILSYLLELAVKVDAEATSLVREFYRSGIDPIERLLQPGALLVRKGDVITPEIAEILKSQGYLEEHFPWMQFLLSLFIVFLWTFLHRYTELREWRETSARKMTYFVSLLLFAWILQFGMARVNHFCSGLGILPIVGLSYMTMPFISAMYLGLSGGLLGVMLSSSNSFTYLYAMLPVVLITVLAHALFKDKPTTRGKALLRILMVGLGAMALWFVFMGVFYNVPTAKEALIILIAIFLLSGAFLLLLPLFEGIFDVVSPIRLMELTHPSNPLLKRLQIEAPGTYHHVMTVSTLAEAAAERIGANALLVRGGAYYHDIGKLKRPQYFIENQIEGENVHDTLSPSISALVILSHVQDGVNLAKEYGLPSAMIDFITEHHGTTCLSYFYNRAKEREEYVERDQYCYPGPKPRSKETALLMLADSTEAAVRALGSSVLNVPALNDAIRQVIEVKKREGQLDEVNLTMRDLNDIQQAFVKTLMSMYHTRQIKERK; this is encoded by the coding sequence ATGAAGTTTACGAGAAGAAAAGAGGGAACGATCAACAGTTATCCTAAAAAGGTAGCTGTTGCGTTAACTCGAGATTCGTCACGTTTAGAATGGTTTTTACGCCTAATCGTAATTACTGTTGCTGGGATATTGCTCTTTTGGGGATGGAAGCTGGATGTGGCCAGCAAGGGCTTCAAGGTAGGCTCTCCATCCCCAAGGGATTATTATGTCCTATCTGATGTCGTTTATGTGGACGAAGCTGTCACCGAGCAGTTAAGGGAAGACCAGGCTTCAAGGGTTCTGGGGGTAATCGTCCATGACGTCTCTCTTCTTCCCATTGTAAAGACCGTACTTGAAGAGATAGACAAGTCCTCTACGTTGCTTTATTTTCCGAAGGGGCTGGCAGATATATTGAGCACCATGCCTGCTCAGAAGCGAGAGGGGATCTTAAGCATTACCCGTGATCTGGGACTTCGTCTCATCGTCTTTAATGACAATATCAATGACGGTAATGATCTCAAGCTAGATCTTTGGAGGTATTTATCGGATACCGATTTATCCATAGCAGATCAGAACATAGTCTATCAAATACTTAGCTATCTCCTTGAACTGGCGGTGAAGGTAGACGCAGAGGCGACTTCTCTAGTTCGGGAGTTTTATCGGTCAGGCATCGATCCGATAGAGAGGTTGCTTCAACCCGGAGCGTTGTTAGTCAGAAAAGGAGATGTCATAACTCCAGAAATTGCCGAGATTCTAAAATCTCAAGGGTATTTGGAGGAGCATTTCCCCTGGATGCAGTTTCTCCTGTCGCTTTTTATCGTCTTTCTTTGGACTTTCTTGCACAGGTATACGGAGCTTCGGGAATGGAGGGAGACCTCGGCCAGAAAGATGACTTATTTCGTCTCCCTCCTGCTTTTCGCTTGGATATTGCAGTTTGGTATGGCAAGAGTAAATCACTTTTGCAGCGGGCTTGGCATTTTGCCTATCGTAGGGTTAAGCTACATGACAATGCCTTTTATAAGTGCGATGTATCTGGGTTTAAGCGGTGGATTACTGGGCGTAATGCTGAGTTCTTCTAACAGTTTTACTTACTTGTATGCCATGTTACCCGTAGTGCTGATCACCGTGTTAGCGCATGCCTTGTTCAAAGATAAGCCGACAACGCGGGGAAAGGCCCTTTTAAGGATTCTCATGGTTGGCCTTGGAGCCATGGCCTTATGGTTTGTGTTCATGGGAGTCTTCTACAATGTCCCCACGGCCAAAGAAGCCTTGATTATACTGATAGCGATTTTTCTTTTGAGCGGAGCCTTCCTATTGTTGTTGCCCCTTTTCGAAGGCATATTTGATGTCGTATCTCCCATTAGGTTGATGGAATTGACCCATCCCAGCAACCCCTTGCTCAAAAGATTGCAAATTGAGGCTCCGGGTACGTATCATCATGTCATGACGGTGAGTACATTGGCGGAAGCGGCAGCTGAGAGGATAGGGGCAAACGCTCTCCTGGTCAGAGGCGGGGCATACTATCACGATATAGGGAAGCTTAAAAGACCTCAGTACTTCATAGAAAATCAAATAGAGGGAGAAAATGTCCACGACACCTTGTCTCCTTCTATTTCTGCCTTGGTTATACTCTCTCATGTTCAAGATGGGGTTAATCTCGCCAAGGAGTATGGGTTGCCCAGCGCAATGATAGACTTTATCACCGAACATCACGGCACGACCTGTTTGTCCTATTTTTATAATAGGGCAAAGGAAAGAGAGGAATATGTTGAGAGAGATCAGTACTGTTATCCAGGTCCTAAGCCACGCTCGAAGGAAACTGCCTTGCTTATGCTGGCAGACTCGACTGAAGCGGCAGTCCGTGCTTTGGGTTCCTCGGTTCTGAACGTTCCTGCTTTGAACGATGCTATACGACAGGTAATAGAGGTCAAAAAAAGGGAAGGGCAGCTTGACGAGGTGAACTTGACGATGAGAGATCTTAACGACATACAGCAGGCCTTTGTCAAGACGTTGATGTCAATGTATCATACTAGACAAATTAAAGAAAGAAAATAG
- the glyQ gene encoding glycine--tRNA ligase subunit alpha: MNLQEVIFRLERFWASQGCIIQQPYDIEVGAGTMNPATTLRVLGPEPWRVAYVEPCRRPTDGRYGENPNRLQHYYQYQVIIQPAPEDIQEIYLNSLEALGIDPAEHDIRFVEDDWESPTIGAWGLGWEVWLDGMEITQFTYFQQVGGIDMDIVPAEITYGIERIAMFVQKVDSLFDLRWVDEITYGDIHHRGEVEHSIYNFDEADVDMLFKLFNMYEAEAKRLIEKGLVLPAYDYVLKCSHTFNLLDARNAISITQRTGFISRVRAIASLCCQGYFEQRKAAGYPLMKKFARVNS, translated from the coding sequence GTGAACCTCCAAGAGGTCATCTTTAGATTGGAGCGATTTTGGGCTTCACAAGGTTGCATTATTCAGCAACCCTATGATATCGAAGTTGGGGCCGGCACGATGAACCCCGCAACTACTTTGAGAGTTTTGGGTCCCGAGCCCTGGAGAGTTGCCTACGTGGAACCCTGCAGAAGGCCTACTGATGGTCGTTACGGCGAAAACCCAAACAGGTTGCAGCACTATTACCAGTATCAAGTAATAATTCAACCTGCCCCTGAAGACATACAGGAGATATATCTTAATAGCTTGGAGGCGCTTGGTATCGACCCCGCGGAACACGATATTAGATTTGTCGAGGATGATTGGGAATCCCCCACCATTGGAGCATGGGGATTAGGTTGGGAAGTTTGGCTCGATGGTATGGAGATCACGCAATTTACATATTTTCAACAAGTTGGCGGAATAGATATGGACATCGTTCCCGCTGAGATCACTTACGGAATTGAGCGTATAGCCATGTTCGTTCAAAAAGTCGACAGCTTGTTCGATTTGCGCTGGGTTGACGAAATTACCTATGGAGACATACATCATAGAGGGGAAGTCGAGCATTCAATATACAACTTCGACGAAGCCGATGTAGATATGCTTTTTAAGTTATTCAATATGTATGAAGCCGAAGCGAAACGTCTAATAGAAAAAGGATTGGTACTTCCGGCTTACGACTACGTTTTAAAATGTTCTCATACATTTAATCTGTTGGATGCAAGAAATGCAATAAGCATCACTCAGAGAACCGGCTTTATCAGCAGAGTAAGGGCTATCGCTTCTTTGTGTTGCCAGGGGTATTTCGAACAACGCAAAGCTGCAGGTTATCCGCTTATGAAGAAGTTTGCGCGCGTTAATTCTTAA
- a CDS encoding hemolysin family protein, with protein sequence MDTDLPSSIYLLVFCLVLSGIFSASETSITATGRGKLLAIREKRPAGRARAISWLIEDIHRALTVTLIGNNLVNIAASAVATSIAVYFFGDKGLPIAILLMTFIILIFGEILPKTLAITHAEKAVVFFLPFLRFVWLILSPLVWLVTFITKILGKMVHLDLSLQRAFITREDIEEMLKIGEESGAIEDDERRMIKGIISFEDTRAYQVMVPRMDMVAIPDTTTVGGSIETFRQYGHSRVPVYEGDIDHIKGILYVKDIIMPLYNGNYDDAVINYIREALFVPESIKISDLFDIMRSKRVHMAILVDEYGGTAGLITMEDLLEEIVGEIQDEYDTEVPPIYKESEGIYIVDGLVNLEDLSEYLDYPFECEDADSVAGFVLSHFGRFPVPRESFIYGEWNIEVMEVDQHRVKRLRFSKVHIPSNESERDEYQEDRDA encoded by the coding sequence GTGGATACCGACCTGCCTAGTAGTATCTATTTGTTGGTCTTTTGTTTAGTGCTGTCGGGAATTTTTTCGGCTTCGGAGACGTCGATTACCGCGACAGGCAGAGGTAAGCTGCTTGCCATAAGGGAAAAGAGGCCTGCCGGAAGAGCCAGGGCAATATCTTGGTTAATCGAAGATATTCATCGCGCTCTAACGGTTACGCTGATAGGCAACAATTTGGTGAATATTGCTGCTAGCGCCGTTGCCACCTCGATCGCCGTATATTTTTTCGGCGATAAGGGCTTGCCCATTGCCATTCTTCTAATGACATTCATTATTCTGATATTCGGCGAAATATTGCCGAAGACTCTCGCCATTACCCATGCGGAAAAGGCTGTCGTTTTTTTCCTGCCCTTTCTCAGGTTTGTTTGGTTGATACTTTCCCCTTTAGTCTGGCTAGTAACATTCATAACTAAAATTCTTGGGAAGATGGTTCATCTCGATCTGTCTTTGCAACGAGCGTTTATAACCAGAGAAGACATTGAAGAAATGCTCAAGATAGGCGAGGAATCGGGGGCTATTGAGGACGACGAAAGGAGAATGATAAAGGGCATCATATCCTTTGAGGATACGAGGGCATATCAGGTCATGGTCCCCAGGATGGACATGGTTGCCATACCCGATACGACTACGGTAGGAGGTTCTATCGAGACCTTTCGCCAGTACGGACATTCCCGAGTCCCAGTATACGAAGGAGATATCGATCATATAAAGGGCATACTGTATGTAAAGGATATCATCATGCCCTTATATAACGGAAACTACGACGATGCCGTGATCAATTATATTCGAGAAGCTCTTTTTGTTCCCGAGAGCATCAAGATTAGCGATCTCTTCGACATCATGAGGAGCAAGAGAGTTCATATGGCCATACTGGTCGACGAGTACGGCGGCACTGCCGGGCTGATAACCATGGAGGACTTGTTGGAAGAAATCGTAGGTGAGATACAGGACGAATATGATACAGAGGTTCCTCCCATTTATAAAGAATCCGAGGGCATATATATTGTGGATGGGTTGGTGAATTTGGAGGACCTGAGCGAATATCTGGACTACCCCTTCGAATGCGAAGACGCCGACAGCGTGGCCGGTTTTGTGTTAAGTCACTTCGGAAGGTTTCCTGTCCCAAGGGAGTCCTTTATTTACGGAGAATGGAACATCGAGGTTATGGAGGTCGACCAACATAGGGTTAAAAGACTCAGGTTCAGTAAAGTTCATATCCCCTCCAATGAGTCGGAGAGGGATGAATACCAAGAAGATAGAGATGCTTAA
- the ybeY gene encoding rRNA maturation RNase YbeY: protein MNINLDVNDEDLRDFEITDKMLEEFKGLSDKIISQELRTSSLDPHVSIEISLTLLGPERMQELNKRHRGIDEPTDVLSFPLWEEEGTFCMPEEIAGEVSLGDIIVCPCVVAENARVLGKNPEEELKLIYVHGLLHLLGYDHAKPEEEAIMWRKQEEYLITKGEGDI from the coding sequence TTGAACATCAATTTAGACGTCAACGATGAAGATTTGCGAGACTTTGAAATTACCGATAAAATGCTAGAAGAATTCAAGGGGCTGTCTGATAAAATTATAAGCCAAGAACTGAGGACCTCAAGTCTTGACCCTCATGTATCAATAGAGATATCTTTGACTCTTCTTGGGCCGGAAAGGATGCAAGAATTGAACAAAAGGCATCGAGGTATAGACGAACCGACGGATGTCCTGTCTTTCCCTTTGTGGGAAGAAGAGGGAACCTTTTGCATGCCGGAAGAAATCGCAGGCGAGGTGTCCTTGGGGGATATCATCGTATGTCCCTGTGTAGTTGCGGAAAATGCCCGTGTTTTGGGAAAAAACCCCGAGGAAGAACTTAAGTTGATCTATGTGCACGGGTTGCTGCATCTGTTGGGGTATGATCATGCTAAGCCGGAAGAAGAGGCTATAATGTGGAGAAAACAAGAGGAATATTTAATAACAAAAGGGGAGGGCGATATTTAA
- the recO gene encoding DNA repair protein RecO — MRQGFYKLTGVVLKRHETNEGDIRLYNLFRDYGPQWILAPGAARGRRRFGGATEPLIWGHFGCYKSPKQLYLRDIEVKEDHWKIRSNPDKLERAMVWTNLLTKYLLPLQPCNEVMAIFYDSLCLLERDIDESMIEWRFLYRWMKRWGLAPELIRCASCGKEVTTAYWDGDVVFCEECRSNTDELIIPKEELREMVFAFTLPRESLVRWIQRVELRANYVVYNRKLRDILRLSLA; from the coding sequence ATGAGACAGGGTTTCTATAAGTTGACGGGAGTCGTCCTGAAAAGACATGAGACGAACGAGGGTGACATTAGGTTATACAACCTTTTTAGAGATTATGGCCCCCAGTGGATCTTAGCTCCCGGAGCTGCTCGGGGTAGGAGACGTTTTGGTGGAGCTACAGAACCTTTGATTTGGGGTCATTTCGGTTGTTACAAAAGCCCTAAACAGCTCTATTTGCGGGACATAGAGGTCAAGGAAGATCATTGGAAGATCAGGTCAAATCCCGATAAGCTGGAGAGGGCCATGGTTTGGACCAATCTTCTGACAAAGTACTTGCTGCCACTACAACCTTGCAATGAAGTAATGGCTATTTTTTACGATTCTCTCTGTCTCTTGGAAAGGGATATTGACGAGAGTATGATAGAATGGCGTTTCCTTTATAGATGGATGAAAAGATGGGGATTGGCACCGGAGCTCATCAGGTGCGCTTCTTGTGGAAAAGAAGTCACGACTGCCTATTGGGACGGAGATGTCGTTTTCTGTGAGGAATGTCGCTCTAATACTGACGAGTTGATCATTCCCAAAGAGGAGTTGCGTGAAATGGTTTTTGCCTTCACCCTTCCTCGCGAAAGTCTGGTCAGATGGATTCAACGGGTAGAGCTAAGGGCCAATTACGTGGTTTATAATAGGAAGCTCAGGGATATATTGAGGTTGAGTTTGGCATAA
- a CDS encoding PhoH family protein, translating to MSSLSSKDEAINREGSRPEILVVADEKVLEKILGQRDENIRAVEERFPVRITVRGDEIQVHGPDIEVVKQVVKFLEQLVEVAEKGYRLTPAEVKYGMNVMTEGGKVDLLSIYEEIIYLTSRGKPVRPRTAGQKKYIEAIKRNDVVFVIGPAGTGKTYLAVAMAVAALKASAISRIVLVRPVVEAGERLGFLPGDVKEKVEPYLRPLYDAFFDLLSPERFMKYLEKNVIELAPLAYMRGRTLNDSFIILDEAQNTTPEQMKMFLTRMGFGSKVVVTGDITQIDLPPGKESGLKVVQNVLEKVAGIEFVWLTNYDVVRHDMVQRIVEAYEVYEKKRGNDQQLS from the coding sequence ATGAGTTCTTTGAGTTCTAAAGATGAGGCTATCAATCGTGAAGGATCCAGGCCCGAAATCCTCGTGGTGGCGGACGAAAAGGTTCTGGAGAAAATTTTGGGCCAAAGAGACGAGAATATAAGGGCCGTGGAGGAGAGGTTTCCTGTTCGCATAACGGTGAGGGGAGACGAAATTCAAGTTCACGGTCCGGATATCGAAGTCGTCAAGCAGGTCGTAAAGTTCCTCGAACAGCTGGTGGAGGTCGCAGAAAAGGGTTACAGGCTTACTCCTGCCGAGGTCAAGTATGGGATGAACGTCATGACCGAAGGGGGAAAAGTTGACCTCCTTTCCATTTACGAGGAGATAATATATTTAACTTCGCGAGGAAAACCAGTGAGACCTCGCACAGCCGGGCAAAAAAAATACATAGAAGCGATCAAGCGTAACGATGTGGTTTTCGTTATAGGCCCCGCTGGTACGGGAAAAACATATCTTGCGGTGGCTATGGCGGTAGCTGCCCTTAAGGCTTCTGCCATAAGCAGGATAGTCTTGGTGAGGCCTGTGGTGGAGGCGGGAGAAAGGTTGGGTTTTTTGCCGGGAGACGTAAAAGAAAAAGTCGAGCCCTATTTGCGTCCGCTTTACGATGCCTTTTTCGACTTGCTCTCTCCGGAGCGATTTATGAAATATCTGGAAAAAAATGTGATAGAATTGGCACCATTGGCGTACATGCGCGGTAGAACTCTAAACGACAGCTTCATAATTTTGGATGAAGCGCAAAATACTACACCTGAGCAGATGAAAATGTTTCTCACGAGAATGGGCTTTGGCTCGAAGGTCGTAGTAACTGGAGATATAACGCAAATCGACTTACCTCCTGGGAAAGAGTCGGGTCTCAAGGTGGTGCAAAATGTCTTGGAGAAAGTTGCCGGGATAGAGTTCGTTTGGCTTACAAATTACGATGTCGTACGTCACGATATGGTGCAAAGGATAGTTGAGGCATATGAAGTTTACGAGAAGAAAAGAGGGAACGATCAACAGTTATCCTAA
- the glyS gene encoding glycine--tRNA ligase subunit beta: MNARNLLFEIGTEEIPARFMPWALEEIKKIADDEFQKERLSYDVMESFGTPRRITLLLRGLAEKQEDLIEEIKGPLWSQAFDDYNNPTRAAIGFAKSRGVPVESLKRQEINGQFYAFAVIRQEGRETLSILPSLLERLVRRLVFPKNMYWMDPGFKFVRPIRWLLCLYGEETVPVKLGNLVGKNLSRGHRFLGSSNVEINSADEYLEKLYDNYVIVDHAKRKEKILSGIRAIERENHVKAMLPPDLVDENVFLVEYPFPFMGTFEERFLSLPEEVLITVMIHHQKYFPLKDDSGKLQPAFVGVSNNMATDMDVVKEGNERVLRARLSDAVFFYNEDLKKPLAARVNELQNIVYHESLGTLLDKVVRVKDIALHLCKELGYGKEVADLVERAAFLSKADLVTNMVYEFPELRGVIGREYAKANGEHERVARALHEQYLPAFVGDALPKDVIGAIVGIADRIDNIVSCGKMDLLPTGSQDPYALRRTARCLNELIIGLEMDVDLGSLVEKAAVILKCEENIRQKVMDFLKQRLYVQLREKGFSHDVATLSLAVIGQRPLQALKLAEKLESVRNEEWFQRLATAAVRVRNILAKASGLDTGKGNIDESYFQSEVEKELYHKISAITPVLRDALKSFDWDRIISSLLELEPIISRFFEEVLVMADDPLIRMNRLSLLAECDALFRLIGDLGTIRE, translated from the coding sequence ATGAATGCGAGAAATTTACTCTTTGAGATTGGCACAGAAGAAATTCCGGCCCGATTTATGCCCTGGGCACTAGAGGAGATCAAAAAGATAGCTGACGATGAGTTTCAAAAGGAACGTTTGAGCTATGATGTTATGGAAAGCTTCGGAACTCCGCGGAGGATTACTTTACTCTTAAGAGGACTTGCGGAGAAGCAGGAAGACCTGATCGAAGAAATCAAAGGTCCTCTGTGGAGTCAAGCCTTTGATGATTACAACAACCCCACAAGGGCAGCTATAGGTTTTGCCAAAAGCAGAGGGGTACCCGTTGAATCCCTAAAGAGGCAAGAGATTAACGGCCAGTTTTACGCTTTTGCAGTTATAAGACAGGAAGGCAGGGAAACCCTTTCGATCTTACCTTCGCTGCTTGAAAGATTGGTCAGGAGGTTGGTATTTCCCAAAAACATGTATTGGATGGATCCGGGGTTCAAATTTGTAAGACCTATACGCTGGCTTTTGTGTCTTTACGGAGAAGAGACAGTTCCTGTTAAGTTGGGTAATTTAGTTGGCAAAAATTTAAGCCGTGGTCACAGGTTTTTAGGCTCGAGCAACGTCGAGATAAACTCCGCCGACGAGTATCTTGAGAAGCTTTACGATAATTACGTAATCGTAGATCATGCTAAGAGGAAGGAGAAGATCCTCTCCGGAATAAGAGCCATAGAAAGGGAAAACCATGTCAAAGCTATGCTCCCTCCCGATTTGGTAGATGAGAACGTATTCCTCGTTGAGTATCCCTTCCCCTTTATGGGAACATTTGAAGAAAGATTTTTGTCGCTTCCCGAGGAAGTCCTTATTACTGTTATGATTCATCACCAAAAATATTTTCCTCTAAAAGACGACTCGGGGAAATTACAACCCGCCTTCGTCGGAGTGAGCAATAATATGGCTACCGACATGGACGTTGTAAAGGAAGGAAACGAAAGGGTTCTCCGGGCAAGGCTTTCCGATGCTGTCTTTTTCTATAACGAGGACCTGAAAAAACCGTTGGCGGCAAGGGTTAACGAACTGCAAAACATAGTTTACCATGAATCTCTTGGTACATTGTTGGATAAGGTCGTTAGGGTTAAGGATATAGCGCTTCATTTATGCAAGGAGTTAGGCTATGGTAAGGAAGTGGCCGATTTGGTGGAGAGAGCTGCTTTCCTTTCTAAGGCGGATTTGGTGACAAATATGGTCTACGAATTCCCCGAACTTAGGGGTGTGATCGGCAGGGAGTATGCCAAAGCAAACGGTGAACACGAAAGAGTGGCCCGTGCCCTGCACGAGCAATACCTCCCTGCCTTCGTGGGAGATGCCTTGCCAAAGGATGTAATTGGTGCGATCGTCGGCATAGCCGACAGGATCGACAACATTGTATCTTGCGGCAAAATGGACTTGCTTCCAACAGGATCTCAAGATCCATATGCCTTGAGAAGGACCGCTAGGTGTTTAAACGAATTGATAATTGGCCTAGAAATGGACGTAGACTTAGGAAGCCTTGTCGAGAAAGCTGCCGTTATACTGAAATGCGAGGAGAATATTAGGCAAAAGGTTATGGATTTTTTAAAGCAAAGGCTATATGTGCAGCTTAGAGAAAAAGGTTTTTCCCACGACGTGGCAACGCTTTCCCTTGCTGTAATAGGACAGAGACCCTTGCAGGCCTTGAAGCTTGCCGAAAAGCTGGAATCGGTAAGAAATGAGGAGTGGTTCCAACGTCTTGCTACCGCTGCCGTTAGGGTAAGAAATATTTTGGCAAAGGCCTCCGGTCTTGACACCGGCAAGGGCAATATTGATGAAAGTTATTTTCAAAGCGAGGTCGAGAAGGAGTTATATCATAAAATCAGCGCGATAACTCCGGTTTTGCGGGATGCTTTGAAAAGCTTTGATTGGGATAGGATCATTAGCTCGCTCTTGGAGTTAGAGCCTATTATATCGAGGTTTTTCGAGGAAGTGCTGGTGATGGCCGATGACCCCCTTATCAGAATGAACAGACTTTCTTTGCTTGCGGAATGCGACGCTTTATTCCGCTTGATCGGCGATCTCGGGACTATAAGAGAATAA